Below is a window of Strix uralensis isolate ZFMK-TIS-50842 chromosome 8, bStrUra1, whole genome shotgun sequence DNA.
GCCAGCCACCCAAAACTGATGGGGAGAGGGAGCAGCCCCGCAGCCTCCCCTACTCCGTGGAGACGCCATATGGCTTTCACTTAGACTTGGACTTCCTGAAGTACGTAGATGACATCGAGAAAGGAAACACCATCAGAAGGGTTCACATCCATCGGAAAGCCAAGCAGCCAAAATTCAGCACCCTGCCCCGAAACTTCAGCCTGCCCGAGAACGGCTCCCGTGGGTGCACGGCTGCTCCCAGCAAGAGCTGGACGGCGACCTGCTCCTTCCCCCAGCGAAAGGCGTCCCTGGGGGCGGAGGagcccccctgtcccctcctgcccaaCGAGTTCCCCCTTCCTGTGGCCGATGAGCCGAGTTACCGGAGAAAAGCCCTTTTGGCGGAGACGTGGCGGCAGGCGGAGCTGGGGCGGCAGGAGGGTGAACTCCGGGGGCGGCCGCAGCTGCTGCGAGCTTCCAGCATGCCCGCTGCGCTGCCGCCCGGCCAGCCCCCGCTGGGGGACGGGAGGGTGCCCTCGCCCCTCCAGCCacctccccagcactgccacgATCAGAGCGGCTCCGAAAGCACGTTTCGCCCTGCACCACGTTCACCCGGCTCCGACAACATGTTAAATTTTCTCCCCCGGGGAATGAGCTTGGAGCAAGATGTGTCCTTGGTACAGAAGGAGCATCCCAGCGGAggtggcccagggctggtgcagGTGCAGCCGCTGCGGCAGAGCCAGCATCCTGCAGCACCGCAGCTGCAGGTAGTGATGGAGAGCGGAGGCGAGGAGGGTGATGCTGCCGACGCCAGCGGTCGCTCCGCCTTGGCCGGGGGTGAACCAGCCTCACCGGCTGCTCTCCAGCTTGCAGAGGAGAACATGAACCCTGGGGAAAGGGAGTTAAGTGTGAGTGAAATCGCTGTGAACGTGCTGAAGaaagctgaggaggggagtgtcCAGGCTGGAGAGAACAAGGAGAGCTGTGGTCCTCAGCCTCGTGATGCTGGAGAGCCCGGCGGGGTTGCCGCGCTGAAGCAGCAGATTGCTGCTCTGGAGGAGCAGCTGGGCAAGAAGAAGGAAGAGCTCGAGCAGATCAGGGCAATGCTGGAGCAGCAGGATCATGAGAtcaaggagaaggagaaaagcatTAAGTTACTGGCCAGCTCCAAAGCTCAGCTGGAAGAGAAGCTGTGTCAGGAAAACACCAAAGAGGCCAAGTTGCCGTCCAGGCGCAGCGGCGGGGCTTTGCAGTGCTACGATGCTGCGGTGAACACCGACCTCTCACAGGTAACCGGGGCCAAGCAAGCCCACGATAAAGGCATCAATGTAAATATCCCAGTCGCCACCAAATCCATAGGATGCAGCGTCTGGAGAGCAGACAATGTGAACACACAGGCGATGGAGCTGGGTGCTCGGAGAGATCAAGGACTGGCAGATGCTCACACCGGTGTCAGTGGAGAGGGACCCGGACATTTTGGTGAAGCAAACATGGAGGCTGGACTTCACGCAGCATGCTTCACCCAGCTGAAGATTGACGAGCACCTCAGCGATGACAATCAAAATCACAGGAATAACTACGATACCCAGAGTCTCGCTGCTCATGCGGTGTCTGCAGAAAGCTATCGAGGAATGAGAATTGGCTCAAACGCGGGTGAAAACAAGGCAGGCTTTGGAGAAGATAAACCTCAAGATGGGCTGGAAGAGGAAGGTCCCCCTGACCATGAGGATCTCCCTGCTGTTGACCCCATCGGCcaatatgtaaaaaaaatccaGGAGCTTTTGCAGGAGCAGTGGCTGTGTTTGGAACATGGCTACCCCGAGTTAGCGAGCGCTATTAAACAGCCAGCCTCCAAGCTCAGCTCCATTCAGAACCAATTAGTTAATTCCTTAAACTCGTTGCTGTCTGCCTACTCTACACAAGGGCCCGTGGATAAGGAGAATTCGAACACACACTATCAACAGTTGGGTAAATAATATTTGCATAGGTTTCAACGTGTCTGGGCCAAATCTCTTCCCATTTATTCAAGTGTTAAGCAGGGGTGATACAGTGGTATAATTAGTACAAGTCAGCTCAGAAATAGTCCCTCCTAAATATGTATGAGAAAAGCAAGTCTCTGCACATCATAATCTATGTgatcttaaattaaaaaagcaaacaaaaccatgtAGGAGCTGATAAAGCTGTGGCTTAGTTATATGCAGCATCAGCTTCCAAAAGTGGCCGTACTTGTGGCTATTCCATCAAATATCCATTTTTTATTAATTGGATTGGACATCTCAATTTGCAAGAATATGGGACTCATGCTCATCTGGGGTAAATCACCACGGAGTTCACCAGAACCAAAACCAGttcaaattaagtgagcaactaGGCTGTGAAAAGACCTGTCCCCACTCACAGCTGTTCATCTAAAATAATCTTAGCTTATATGAAGATGAGAATCCAAAACCGAAGGCTGCCTGTTCACTGTCAGAGGGTGAGGGGGGCTTGCAAATAGATAAGTGACCTATTACTTATAAGCAATACATAGTGAGACTGTTCAAAGTCCAATGGAAAGACTCATCCATGTAGTATTATAGAAGATTTATATAGGAGATTTCCAGTACATtactattgaaaaaataaaaagaaaacattattacAGAACTAAAAGCTACTTATATTCATAGGACACATATATAATTCCCAGTCACTTTCTTTATATTCCCAGTCACTTGGAGACATTTGAGACCCGTATTGTAAATGTGGAAGGGCAGGGTCAGGTTGTGGCCAGGTGCATCTGTAGTTTTGCAAGACATAAAAAGAATCGCCTAAGATGAAGTAAGATGCTTACAGTTACAATTTGTAGTTTGTTGCTAGAGGTTGGGAATAATCATTGATAATTATGGCACATCTGCTTAATTAATCTATGATTTTGTATTTTGCTAGAAACCTCTCCAACCACAAGTCTTAAATCTATCATGAAAAAGCAAGGTTATGGTTTCCATGCAGGAGGCAATGGGACCAAAAAGAATCTTCAGTTTGTTGGGGTAAATGGTGGGTAAGCATCCATTCAGAAGATAAAACTGCCTTTTAACATGTGATGTCCTCTGTATGGCTGAAGaagtcattctttttttcccccctcttttcccCTCCAAACCTCTTGATTAAAAGGCCATTTGAAATGGAgcctcttttctcccttctttaaTCCAGCACTGATAACCTGTAAGTAACCCTgtagaaaagatgttttcagagCAGTGAGGGACACCCTGGGAACTGACACTCTCTGCACACCCGTCTTTTGGGCCTTCATCCAAAACCCAGTTAGGTCCATGGGAAGATTCCTGCTAACTTTGGTGGGTTTTGGAGGAGGTCAGCATTGCCTGGATGGGCACGCTGCCACTAACCTGCCTCCACGCTTCAGTGACAGCCAACAAAAGTTGGTTCAGGGACTGAGAAAAGACTATTTCAGCGAATAAGTAATTATGTCGTGGTGAAGGAGACCCATATTTTAGGTTGTCCTCCAACACCCAGTTCCCTGCGTATCCAGTATCTAACACTCTTTGGCCTTGGAGCTAACTAGATACAACAACGTGTGCTGTAGATACATCTCTAAGAGCAACACTGGCACATCTTCTACTGAGGAGTACGTGTGCTGGCATGAGAAGGCAGGGCACGTTTCACTGTCTCTTCACTGTGCAAACAGCTATGTGTGCAAGTTTGGGTGCTGGTTTCTGCTGACATACACTTCTCTGACTTCCCAGCTCGATGGCTACTGCTGTTGGGTTCATCAGGTGTTACTCACTCTTGTTGTGTAGAGCTACTTCTACCAACAGTTGCTGAAATGGGTACAACTTGTAGCAAGTAGAGGAGTCTCCACTAGTTTGTGAAAAGTTTTGGGATCCCTCAGCGTGAAATGTTTTGTCTCATGGAAGATATTATTGTTATTAGTACTTTTGGACAACCAGAAGAGAGGTATCTCTAGCAGGGCTGCTTGAATGGTGGACTCAGGTCCGTGCTGGAGCTGCAGACACATTTTTTGCCTAGTGGTCCTCAAGGTTGTCGACATGCCGCCTGTCCCACCTTGCCACAGGGTCTGTGTTTCTTGCGGCTCCCCGTCAGCGTGCCGGCAGCTCCCAGCAGGGAGGCAGCACACAGCCCTTGCCTGGCCACGCTGGGGCTTGTGTGATGGACATCCCTCCCAACCAACGGAGTAGTCCCTGAAGTAACCTTGCCCGCTGCTAATTAACTGCTTCTGTCATGCTCCTGCTGGCttaagaagccaaaaaaaaaaagactaacccCAAGTTTGGCTGTGGCTCTAACCTTTTAACTTGTGTATCACTCTGGGCTTCATCCAAGGCCCATTGGAGTCAGTGGGTGTCTTCCATGAGTCTTGGTCAAGCCCTGTGGTTGCGGATGGGGAAGGAGTGAATAACATGTGGTGTCCTCAAATAGCTACGAAACTACTTCAAGCGAAGACACAAGTTGTGAAGACAGCCCATCCGACGGGGACGCAGAGAGCGAGGCGGAAACACGAGCCGATGATTTGGAGTCCACGCAGGAGAAAGCTGGAAGTGAAAGCGAGGGGGCTTCATGGGGGACCTCTTCGCAGGAGAGACATGAGGACGATGACCTGCAGGAGCTGTCAGCAGAAGCAGCGCCTTGCACGCAGCACAAGGCTGACAGGTAACCAGAAAACCAGGCAGGGATCgtgctgttcattttttttctgcagccacAGGATGCACGGTGCTTCATTCAGTTGCTCCTACAGGGCTGGGGTCGGGGCTTCATCTGCTTGGTGGAGAGACAGCTGCTGACCTCTGTAGACATGAGAAAAGGCTTTAAAGAGCTAAATATTTTTTGAGTTACTACAGAATCCAATGGGGATTGATTCAGGCCTACACTTGACTGTGGAAAAGACAGTGAGTCATATTAGGTGAGAATTAGCTCATTTCTCCCCTCACATGTAAAGTTTCTCAGTAAAGTTCTTCACAGAttcagaaataagatttttttcctacattaagGATTCTTGTAACAGATGAAGCTGACCCTACACATCAGGGACTCTGGACTTAAACAATTATCTAAGTGCTTAACTTTGTACCTAAAATCTATGTCAAGTTAATGGGACAACTTATGCCCATAAAGTTAAGCACTTGAATAAGTGTTTAATGTATTCTGACCTAAACTGCATGTTCTCCTTCCTGCTTCAATACCTCCTGCAAGTTCTGTCCCATGATGGATTTACAAAAGTATTTTCCCTTTAGATGCAAACCCTCTGAAGATTTCCTTGCCGACTGCCAGCTACTCAGCAAGCACCTCTCAGAAGTCGGGACCACAAGCGACAAGCATCTGGTACAGATATTTTTCAATCTCATTTCAGACGTGGTTCCTGTTCTCTGCTATGTTTAATGGATAAGATTATCCTGACGGTGCGTTGCAGGCTGTGCCCTACCATGCTATGAACAGCGTTGTGAGGAGAGGGGGATGAGATGACCTGAGTCAGTTTTAGAATagccaaaaagaaaggaaaaggaaaaaaaaaaaaaaagaagatgaaggcTTTCTGAGCTTACTCATTCAAGCTACCACAGAAAATTCCTTTCCCCCTTAAGTTATAGCAGTAATCCCAAACCCACAAGCTAAATACCGGCTGGGTGATGCCAGAGCACAGGACGAAGTGGCATGGGGCGAGGAGCCAGGGCAGCAACCGGTTTGCACGATGACTACCCTGGGAATAATGGGgagaccttggtgtttgcagcgGCATGTCCTGAGCACCGTCTGCCAGGAGTGGTTCCGGGTGTCGAGCCGCAAGTCTTCCAGCCCGGAGGTGGTCACGGCATATCTCAAGGCACTGGGGGccatccagccccagctcctggagATGGTGGTGAACCTGGCTGACAGGAACGGCAACACGGCTCTTCACTACAGCATTTCCCACTCCAACTTCCTGATTGCAAAGCTCCTGCTAGACACAGGTAGGaacagctgctctgctcagccaTGGCTTTTGTTGGGTATGGGTGTGGAAGTTACTTTATGTCGCTTTTGCCAATGGGGCATGGTCTCACAGGGGATAACCACAGTGTGCAGAGCCAGGCCATGGGCATCCATAAACAGTCCCAGACGTGGAAAACAGTGAATGAGGTCCAGGGTCCTCCCAGGGAGTCAGGAGCAAAAGGAGATGGGACAGGGGTGGGGCTGGGGACCAGCTACAACCTATGTGCAAGGGAGCCATCCAGTAGACAAACAGGGGGCCAAGGTCCATCCAGGAGACAAACATGGGGCTGAGATCCATCCAGGAGACAAATGTGGGGCCAATGTCCATCCAAGGGACAAGCATGGGGCCAAGGTCCACCCCATGGTTGATCTGAAGACCAGCATCCTCCCCCATAGCGTGGCCCTGGGCCCATGGGTGTGGGCAGGGCTCCTCAGGGACATTAAGGCTCATTAGTGCCCTCAGGGTCCTGATGCATCTTGAGGGCTTTGCAGTCTGACTTTGGGGATGGCTCAGAGTCCCTGTGGCCAAGGGGTGTCTCTCCTGGCCTCAGTCCAGGTGCGATGTGGTGGCTCCCCAAGCTTCTTGTAGCAGCAAATGCCACATCATGGCTTGGAGCAGGAGGATCAGATGCCTGAGAGCGTAACAAACCCCCCCAGTGACTCAGAAAAACTCCATGTTAAACTATTGAACTTTCAACTCatgttgcaaagaaaaaaaaaatctcagctgagcTTGTACAGGGGAAAAATGCATGCATGCTCCAAaagaataaaggcactttggtcTTTTCTCATGGGCCAGACAATCTGTTAAATGTTAGGGAAATGGCAGATTATCATACACATCTATAACCCGATTGTTGCCGCAGACACACAGGGAGCCGCAGCGGTTTGTCCCCTTCTGCGGTTGAGTGCCCAAGGCGGCCAGGTCCCCAGGGCAAGGCTGGACCCGAGCCCTCGCCCCTTAGACATGGCTTGTTCCTCATGGTGCAGTTGGAAATAGGCTCTTTGAGGTGAAAAGTGAGTGAAACGGGGCCAGGATGGATTTACACTGCCCGTTCAGTGACGGGCATCTTTCTGCTGCTCCCTTGCTGCAGGAGTCAAAGAAAACAGCCCACAGCTCCACAACTGGCATGTGCCCAAGGCATTAATCGTTGTGTCatccccctcctttttttaattttattttattatggtcTTCAAAGTTAATTGAGTTGACCTCAGCAATCATAATTAACTGTAGCAATGCGTAGCACCAAGGGGCGTTTAATGCTGTGCTCACAGGACTAGATACTTAACACAGATAAATCTCAATCGTGTATAATTATGGAAACTCCTGTTTCTGGGAATATAAGATGTCTCACATTGTCTAACTCCCTCTTTGCTTACCTTTCCCTCTGGTCAATTCATTGCGGGGCCGTATCCTTCCCCTGGACGGTGCATCTCCCGCCAGGCGTGTGCCGCCTGGACCTGCAGAACCGCGCCGGCTACACAGCAGTGATGCTCACGCCGCTGGCGGCCGCCGAGACGGGCGAGGACATGGAGGTGGTGATGAAGCTGTTGAAGGAGGGTGATGTCAACCTGCGAGCTGCCCAGGTGCGTCCCCACAGTCCTGCTGGTTCTTTGAAAACTGAGCATGGCCCCACGTGGGGTTGTGCCATGGCCCCAGGCAAAAGCATCTGCAAAGTGAATCCTGCTGAGCTCGTAGCCTCCTATTTATGACTGTTGTGTGATGACAGTTCAGGCTGTGGCTGAGCAAAAGAGAATAAGCTTCCTCACCATTGTGTCCCCACAGAGAGCAGGGGTTGGGGACATAATTTGAGTTCCTTTCACTGCATGTGCAGCGCCAGGCTGAGACGCAGCGGTAGACCTTGGGTTGGAGTTGCTGTTTCCCAAAAGTTACAAAAGCAACCTCAGATAAATTGCAGCGTGGCCAGCCGCCAGCTCCTTGTGACGCAAGAGCTGGATAAGCTCAAGTAGAAAAAGGAAGGCTAAAAATTTTGCAAAATCATTTTACTGAGCTAAAAATTAAAGTTTGAAGAAGTGGTACCAAGGAGGAGCAGTGTGGGATGGACCTGGCGGTAGGGGATCTGGGCCAGGTTTGCTGGTGAGCAGTTGCTCATCAGAGTGACACATTTTGGTCTCAGAGTGCCCTCATCCAGCTCTTCTTCCAAACAGCTAGACCTAAGTAAAATCGACTAAGTTAATCTAGACACAGGAGGGTCAGGGCAACCTGTGTTTGGGAGCAGCTGTGGGCTGGGAAGTTTAGCCACGCTGCTGCAAAGACCCTCTGCATGGCTGTGGTGCAAGTGAGCAGATATTTCTTGCAATACCTGCTGAAGGTCCCCAGTGATATTTACTAATAATATGCAATATGCAAtaatatacattatttttatatatatatatgcaataatgacattcattattattattattatatataaacAGTCTGAATGAGCAGGACAGTAGGAGGCTGGTGGGTAAGGAGTGTTCAGCCTTCCCCTCTGCGGTTGCAGGGAGGCCAGACCGCCCTGATGCTGGGGGTCAGCCACGAGCGGGACGACATGGTGcgagccctcctctcctgccaggCTGACGTCAACCTGCAGGACGAGGAGGGGACGACCGCCCTGATGGTGGCCTGCAGGCAGGGCAACGCCGACATCGTCCGGCTCCTCTTGGCCCAGCCCGGCTGCCAGGTCGCGCTCACGGACAAGGTGAGGCTCCGGTGCTGAGCTCGGTCCCGTACACAACCTCACAAGCACTAGGCAGGTAAAGCTCTTGTGGGGTCATGCTTTACAGGCAGCAATCCCTGAGTGGTGGTTTTTAAGTGCAGAAGTATGGTTTCGGTCCACTTTCTTATCAGGGGACCACTTTTAGGAgaacccccccgcccccggttTTGGTGCTTGCTGTGCAGTGGATGGGGTGGCTGTGGTAGCATCCTGCATCCCAGCCGTAGCCTGGGCAGGAGCACAGTGGGGAAGAGCCCAACCTGGTGTAAAcctgaaaaaaaggatgaaatccTGGAGATGTGGAATCAGCAGAGCTTCGGCTCCAAGAAATTAGCAGCAATTAACTCTCCCCTGAGAATGGATGCTTCGCCGCGAGGACACATgggccagggctgggagcagcacgGCCGGGCAGTGGAAATCTCCCCTGCACAGGCTCGCGGCAACAGGCCACGTGGCTGCGTTTATGGTTATGCAATTATTTTCTGATTAGACTACAAGTTTGTCTAAGACGTGTGGGACGGCACCGGGACCAGGAGCAGGCACGGCCAGGATATGTTTTGTGTGGTTGAGGTTAGGCCCCAAAATACTATGGGGGAGGTTTGCAGGATGGTGACTCATTTTAAAGGAGGGAGGAACTGCAGGGAAGGTGGTTTGGGGTCAGTAGCTGGGCTCGAAGCTGCCCTGGCCGGCTCTCttcgtgctggagagctgagaAAAACTCGTCAGTGGGCAGGTTGCAATCAGCCTCCCTTAGCAGCGATGGGGCTAAGAAGTGGAGGTGGTGGAGGCTGGAGCTGGGTGAAGGCTGGAGCCGGGGCGAGATGCAGGGATTCGGGCGGTAACGTCTtcgcctcctccctccccgcagGGCGGTAACTCGGCCCTGTCGCTGGCCCAGCGTGCTGCCCGTGGGGACATCGCCGCGCTCCTGCGAGCCCACGGCGAACAGAGCCCGTCCCTCTCTGCGTGACTGAGCGGGGAGATGAAACCAGGACGGGGAGATGAAACCAGGACGGGGAGATGGGAACAAACAGCTCCTTCTTGTAACAGCCCCACTGCTCGCCTCGGCGGCCGGGGCCAGTATGGCGGGTTTCCATACGTACAGGGGGATGAACCCTGTCAGTTATCTGCACACATTCCCCATGTCTAATTCTCCTCATTAACCCCGCTTACACCCCCTAATCTATGCACATTGCCACAAATGACTCTCCTACATGCTCATCCTGGTATAGATTTGGCAGGTGAGCGACCgaaacaaaggagaaaagcacATTAGAAAAGCAATACTTAGTCTTTTGTAACCTTAGATTATGGTTGTCCTTTTAATCAACTACTTAACTGTATCTCATTTAACTTGTAAGTTTGTGttctaatatttattattagCTCTTCTCTACGTAGTGGCAGGCAGTGATTATTCAGTATATGTAACAACAAACACAAGCTGGATGGattatgtaaaatataaaatCCTATTTATGTTTGCTTATGTGGGTCTGatgtaagaattaaaaattaatgctCTAGGAAAATATTTGAGTATACCAGACCCAAACACACAGACATTGTTTTGCCTGTATTCCGAATTACCATATGgctctttattttttctaattaagTTTGAGCTAACGGGGAAGTGTAGCCCATTGACATGCACCGTGCATCGGCACACGCGATGCTCAGGCACAGCAGGGCGGATCGAGTTATCCCGAGCACGGCACGAGATCACAACGGATTCCCATCCCAGGATGCATTCATGTTGTCCCACAGTTTCGTGGGGTGACTTTGCTGACAGATGCCTTTTGGGCAAGCATCTGCTCTCCACTTTCCCCCGTGTTCAACTTTCAGATGCCCAAACTACTCCCGTGTAAAGCCAGGCTGTGGTTTAGCTGCCAGAGTCAGCTGACACCaggggccccgccgccgggcaccCGCAGGGTCTGTCCAGCATCACCTCAAATCATACACagggcaggttttttttctcttaaatccctctgctgctgacagagagggaaggagggctCAGGCCCCACTCTTCCAAACATCTTTACGCTGTCATTAAGTCACAACATACCAGGAAGTGCTGTTTCA
It encodes the following:
- the KANK4 gene encoding KN motif and ankyrin repeat domain-containing protein 4 isoform X1, producing MEKTDADGQPPKTDGEREQPRSLPYSVETPYGFHLDLDFLKYVDDIEKGNTIRRVHIHRKAKQPKFSTLPRNFSLPENGSRGCTAAPSKSWTATCSFPQRKASLGAEEPPCPLLPNEFPLPVADEPSYRRKALLAETWRQAELGRQEGELRGRPQLLRASSMPAALPPGQPPLGDGRVPSPLQPPPQHCHDQSGSESTFRPAPRSPGSDNMLNFLPRGMSLEQDVSLVQKEHPSGGGPGLVQVQPLRQSQHPAAPQLQVVMESGGEEGDAADASGRSALAGGEPASPAALQLAEENMNPGERELSVSEIAVNVLKKAEEGSVQAGENKESCGPQPRDAGEPGGVAALKQQIAALEEQLGKKKEELEQIRAMLEQQDHEIKEKEKSIKLLASSKAQLEEKLCQENTKEAKLPSRRSGGALQCYDAAVNTDLSQVTGAKQAHDKGINVNIPVATKSIGCSVWRADNVNTQAMELGARRDQGLADAHTGVSGEGPGHFGEANMEAGLHAACFTQLKIDEHLSDDNQNHRNNYDTQSLAAHAVSAESYRGMRIGSNAGENKAGFGEDKPQDGLEEEGPPDHEDLPAVDPIGQYVKKIQELLQEQWLCLEHGYPELASAIKQPASKLSSIQNQLVNSLNSLLSAYSTQGPVDKENSNTHYQQLETSPTTSLKSIMKKQGYGFHAGGNGTKKNLQFVGVNGGYETTSSEDTSCEDSPSDGDAESEAETRADDLESTQEKAGSESEGASWGTSSQERHEDDDLQELSAEAAPCTQHKADRCKPSEDFLADCQLLSKHLSEVGTTSDKHLRHVLSTVCQEWFRVSSRKSSSPEVVTAYLKALGAIQPQLLEMVVNLADRNGNTALHYSISHSNFLIAKLLLDTGVCRLDLQNRAGYTAVMLTPLAAAETGEDMEVVMKLLKEGDVNLRAAQGGQTALMLGVSHERDDMVRALLSCQADVNLQDEEGTTALMVACRQGNADIVRLLLAQPGCQVALTDKFELTGKCSPLTCTVHRHTRCSGTAGRIELSRARHEITTDSHPRMHSCCPTVSWGDFADRCLLGKHLLSTFPRVQLSDAQTTPV
- the KANK4 gene encoding KN motif and ankyrin repeat domain-containing protein 4 isoform X3 produces the protein MEKTDADGQPPKTDGEREQPRSLPYSVETPYGFHLDLDFLKYVDDIEKGNTIRRVHIHRKAKQPKFSTLPRNFSLPENGSRGCTAAPSKSWTATCSFPQRKASLGAEEPPCPLLPNEFPLPVADEPSYRRKALLAETWRQAELGRQEGELRGRPQLLRASSMPAALPPGQPPLGDGRVPSPLQPPPQHCHDQSGSESTFRPAPRSPGSDNMLNFLPRGMSLEQDVSLVQKEHPSGGGPGLVQVQPLRQSQHPAAPQLQVVMESGGEEGDAADASGRSALAGGEPASPAALQLAEENMNPGERELSVSEIAVNVLKKAEEGSVQAGENKESCGPQPRDAGEPGGVAALKQQIAALEEQLGKKKEELEQIRAMLEQQDHEIKEKEKSIKLLASSKAQLEEKLCQENTKEAKLPSRRSGGALQCYDAAVNTDLSQVTGAKQAHDKGINVNIPVATKSIGCSVWRADNVNTQAMELGARRDQGLADAHTGVSGEGPGHFGEANMEAGLHAACFTQLKIDEHLSDDNQNHRNNYDTQSLAAHAVSAESYRGMRIGSNAGENKAGFGEDKPQDGLEEEGPPDHEDLPAVDPIGQYVKKIQELLQEQWLCLEHGYPELASAIKQPASKLSSIQNQLVNSLNSLLSAYSTQGPVDKENSNTHYQQLETSPTTSLKSIMKKQGYGFHAGGNGTKKNLQFVGVNGGYETTSSEDTSCEDSPSDGDAESEAETRADDLESTQEKAGSESEGASWGTSSQERHEDDDLQELSAEAAPCTQHKADRCKPSEDFLADCQLLSKHLSEVGTTSDKHLRHVLSTVCQEWFRVSSRKSSSPEVVTAYLKALGAIQPQLLEMVVNLADRNGNTALHYSISHSNFLIAKLLLDTGVCRLDLQNRAGYTAVMLTPLAAAETGEDMEVVMKLLKEGDVNLRAAQGGQTALMLGVSHERDDMVRALLSCQADVNLQDEEGTTALMVACRQGNADIVRLLLAQPGCQVALTDKGGNSALSLAQRAARGDIAALLRAHGEQSPSLSA
- the KANK4 gene encoding KN motif and ankyrin repeat domain-containing protein 4 isoform X2; protein product: MEKTDDGQPPKTDGEREQPRSLPYSVETPYGFHLDLDFLKYVDDIEKGNTIRRVHIHRKAKQPKFSTLPRNFSLPENGSRGCTAAPSKSWTATCSFPQRKASLGAEEPPCPLLPNEFPLPVADEPSYRRKALLAETWRQAELGRQEGELRGRPQLLRASSMPAALPPGQPPLGDGRVPSPLQPPPQHCHDQSGSESTFRPAPRSPGSDNMLNFLPRGMSLEQDVSLVQKEHPSGGGPGLVQVQPLRQSQHPAAPQLQVVMESGGEEGDAADASGRSALAGGEPASPAALQLAEENMNPGERELSVSEIAVNVLKKAEEGSVQAGENKESCGPQPRDAGEPGGVAALKQQIAALEEQLGKKKEELEQIRAMLEQQDHEIKEKEKSIKLLASSKAQLEEKLCQENTKEAKLPSRRSGGALQCYDAAVNTDLSQVTGAKQAHDKGINVNIPVATKSIGCSVWRADNVNTQAMELGARRDQGLADAHTGVSGEGPGHFGEANMEAGLHAACFTQLKIDEHLSDDNQNHRNNYDTQSLAAHAVSAESYRGMRIGSNAGENKAGFGEDKPQDGLEEEGPPDHEDLPAVDPIGQYVKKIQELLQEQWLCLEHGYPELASAIKQPASKLSSIQNQLVNSLNSLLSAYSTQGPVDKENSNTHYQQLETSPTTSLKSIMKKQGYGFHAGGNGTKKNLQFVGVNGGYETTSSEDTSCEDSPSDGDAESEAETRADDLESTQEKAGSESEGASWGTSSQERHEDDDLQELSAEAAPCTQHKADRCKPSEDFLADCQLLSKHLSEVGTTSDKHLRHVLSTVCQEWFRVSSRKSSSPEVVTAYLKALGAIQPQLLEMVVNLADRNGNTALHYSISHSNFLIAKLLLDTGVCRLDLQNRAGYTAVMLTPLAAAETGEDMEVVMKLLKEGDVNLRAAQGGQTALMLGVSHERDDMVRALLSCQADVNLQDEEGTTALMVACRQGNADIVRLLLAQPGCQVALTDKFELTGKCSPLTCTVHRHTRCSGTAGRIELSRARHEITTDSHPRMHSCCPTVSWGDFADRCLLGKHLLSTFPRVQLSDAQTTPV